A window of Campylobacter pinnipediorum subsp. pinnipediorum contains these coding sequences:
- the thiH gene encoding 2-iminoacetate synthase ThiH — protein MKFIDHMTYMQGMQQINSDILDRVLYYRDSYDYEKYTKNDVIEALSEDRLSIDGLMALLSPVARDFLEDMALKARSETRKYFGNSIEFFTPLYISNTCDSNCTYCGFASANKISRVKLKLQEAKEELENIAKSGLKDILILTGENSKKSDLAYIGEVCKEASKLFSNVGVEIYPLNSDEYAFLHSCGVDYVIVFQETYSTKRYSEVHIGGQKRVFPYRFNAQERALMGGMRSVGFAALLGLDDFRKDALSTALHAYFIQQKYPHAEIAISCPRLRPIINNSNINPKDVDEKNLFQVICAYRIFLPFSNITISTRESAKFRDGVVGVAASKISAGVSVGVGTHSDKAKKGDEQFEISDDRDVKTIYDDICSLGLQPVMSNHIYV, from the coding sequence ATGAAATTTATAGATCATATGACATATATGCAAGGAATGCAACAGATAAATAGCGATATTTTAGATCGCGTTTTGTATTATAGAGATAGTTATGATTATGAAAAATATACAAAAAATGATGTTATTGAGGCTTTGAGTGAGGATAGGCTAAGTATTGATGGGCTTATGGCTCTTTTAAGTCCTGTTGCTAGGGATTTTTTGGAAGATATGGCTTTAAAAGCAAGAAGTGAAACTAGAAAATATTTTGGAAATAGTATTGAGTTTTTTACTCCGCTTTATATATCAAACACCTGCGATAGTAACTGCACATATTGTGGTTTTGCTTCGGCAAATAAAATTTCAAGGGTTAAGTTAAAGCTACAAGAAGCTAAAGAAGAGCTTGAAAATATAGCAAAAAGTGGGCTTAAAGATATCTTGATACTTACTGGCGAAAATAGTAAAAAAAGCGATCTTGCTTATATAGGAGAAGTTTGTAAAGAGGCTAGTAAATTATTTAGTAATGTTGGTGTTGAAATTTATCCGCTAAACTCAGATGAATATGCTTTTTTGCACTCTTGTGGTGTTGATTATGTTATCGTTTTTCAAGAAACTTATAGTACAAAAAGATATAGTGAGGTTCATATAGGCGGTCAAAAAAGAGTATTTCCATATAGGTTTAATGCTCAAGAAAGAGCTTTGATGGGAGGAATGAGAAGTGTTGGGTTTGCAGCTTTGCTCGGACTTGATGATTTTAGAAAAGATGCTTTAAGCACAGCGCTTCATGCTTATTTTATACAGCAAAAATACCCACATGCAGAAATAGCCATATCTTGTCCAAGACTAAGACCAATTATAAACAATAGCAATATAAATCCAAAAGATGTTGATGAAAAGAATTTATTCCAAGTTATATGTGCTTATCGTATATTTTTACCTTTTTCAAATATAACCATATCAACAAGAGAGAGTGCTAAGTTTAGAGATGGTGTTGTTGGAGTGGCTGCTAGTAAAATTTCAGCAGGTGTTAGTGTAGGAGTAGGAACTCACTCTGATAAAGCAAAAAAGGGCGATGAGCAGTTTGAAATAAGCGATGATAGAGATGTCAAAACTATATATGATGATATTTGTAGCTTAGGACTTCAACCTGTAATGAGTAATCATATCTATGTTTGA
- a CDS encoding thiazole synthase has product MNDDILKIGEYEFKSRFILGSGKFSLGLLNAAINEAKAQMVTLALRRVDDGGSDNILDYIPKGITIIPNTSGARNANEAVRIAKLAREMGCGNFIKIECIKDSKYLLPDNYETIKATEELAKLGFVVMPYMYPDLNVARELLNAGAACIMPLGAPIGTNKGLLTKEFIQILIDEISLPIIVDAGIGTPSQACEAMQMGCAAVMANTAISSAGDISKMAKAFGMAIEAGRLAYLSKLGGVSDLARASSPLTGFLG; this is encoded by the coding sequence GTGAATGATGATATTTTAAAAATAGGAGAGTATGAGTTTAAATCTAGATTTATTCTTGGCTCTGGTAAGTTTTCTTTGGGTTTGTTAAATGCTGCGATAAATGAAGCAAAAGCTCAAATGGTAACACTTGCTTTAAGAAGAGTTGATGATGGCGGTAGCGATAATATACTTGATTATATACCAAAGGGTATAACTATCATTCCAAATACATCTGGTGCAAGAAATGCAAATGAGGCTGTTAGGATAGCAAAACTTGCCAGAGAGATGGGATGTGGAAATTTTATAAAGATAGAGTGTATAAAAGATAGCAAATACTTACTTCCTGATAATTATGAAACTATAAAAGCCACAGAAGAACTTGCAAAATTAGGCTTTGTCGTTATGCCTTATATGTATCCTGATTTGAATGTAGCAAGGGAGCTTTTAAATGCCGGTGCGGCCTGTATAATGCCACTTGGTGCTCCAATAGGCACAAATAAAGGACTTTTAACAAAAGAATTTATACAAATTTTGATAGATGAAATTTCTCTTCCTATCATAGTAGATGCTGGTATAGGCACTCCATCTCAAGCATGTGAAGCTATGCAAATGGGTTGTGCTGCTGTTATGGCAAATACAGCTATTTCAAGTGCTGGAGATATATCAAAAATGGCAAAAGCCTTTGGTATGGCTATAGAGGCTGGAAGACTTGCTTATTTGTCTAAGCTCGGTGGTGTTAGTGATTTAGCAAGAGCTAGCTCGCCACTTACTGGATTTTTAGGATAG
- the thiS gene encoding sulfur carrier protein ThiS, with protein sequence MLVINGKIEDDFLNKSVDEYLLNRKINKDRVVVELNGEILPKDKFDTKFNENDKVEVVCFVGGG encoded by the coding sequence ATGTTAGTTATCAATGGAAAAATAGAAGATGATTTTTTAAACAAGAGTGTTGATGAGTATCTTCTTAATAGAAAAATAAATAAAGATAGGGTTGTTGTTGAGTTAAACGGCGAAATTTTGCCAAAAGATAAATTTGATACTAAATTTAATGAAAATGACAAGGTTGAAGTAGTATGTTTTGTGGGCGGTGGTTGA
- the thiF gene encoding sulfur carrier protein ThiS adenylyltransferase ThiF, with amino-acid sequence MSEIYKRNVKGVLEALNKQKIIICGAGGIGSNLAVMLVRSGLKNLSIVDFDSVEQSNLNRQYYFKHHLGMPKVKALKSVLTQIDDVNVNDIYTKITQENAKEILSGFDIVCEAFDDASQKAFLTNYVLLNFKKSIIIASSGMSGLDCDIKTKKINENFYLCGDGVSDISIGVMSPRVSICAANMANLILKLSLERG; translated from the coding sequence ATGAGCGAGATTTATAAAAGAAATGTAAAAGGTGTTTTAGAGGCACTAAACAAACAAAAAATAATAATTTGCGGTGCCGGTGGTATAGGCTCAAATTTGGCTGTTATGCTTGTTCGTTCAGGGCTTAAAAACCTTAGCATTGTTGATTTTGATAGTGTTGAGCAAAGCAATTTAAATCGACAATATTATTTTAAACATCACCTTGGTATGCCAAAAGTTAAGGCTTTAAAAAGTGTTTTAACCCAAATTGATGATGTTAATGTCAATGATATTTATACAAAGATAACACAAGAAAATGCAAAAGAAATTTTAAGCGGATTTGATATTGTTTGTGAAGCATTTGATGATGCTTCGCAAAAGGCATTTTTGACAAATTATGTATTGTTAAATTTCAAAAAATCAATAATTATCGCTAGTAGTGGAATGTCAGGCTTGGACTGTGATATAAAAACAAAAAAGATAAATGAAAATTTTTATCTTTGTGGCGATGGAGTTAGTGATATAAGTATTGGTGTTATGAGTCCTAGGGTTAGTATATGTGCCGCAAACATGGCTAATTTGATACTAAAGTTATCACTTGAAAGGGGATAA